The Dunckerocampus dactyliophorus isolate RoL2022-P2 chromosome 1, RoL_Ddac_1.1, whole genome shotgun sequence genome has a segment encoding these proteins:
- the LOC129192942 gene encoding transcription initiation factor TFIID subunit 4-like, with protein sequence MAAGSESRDDVFLKTEADKKVVSDVAESSLVRAGHVNTTTRVVLTANHTENSAVSSISNVESNKMGLSQPDLAKAGTEVHECASGTPSAPQNKSVLVVMDSTSSVGKLGKTVAQTLNGRVVLVNSHADRGAPVDSTVQKQQPTSTGVNNGPVKGYVTTLSTTPTTIIRTSSASLISPATVTLVRPPMQTPTTSQCATPSFANRTASQSGTHGAASSATTGSPAPIRSPIVMQNLRSPVPSTIAVPPAGEIRAISPQVLTPRLSQPQQNVQNIQIPAGMVLVRSESGQLLMIHQQTLAQMQAQAQSQSAITPRPSIPSSSSHTTSQQAPGASLLARAVTPTAIIKQGSGAQTTVSTSTLQTPPVLQNTVTQGGNATTVGQPQGTPTTVQPASAALAQSPARPLGATGNSVTPTAITAETLQNVKKCRDFLSTLIKLASSKKQSSETIASVKELIKNLLDAKIEPEEFTTALYKELNSSPQPYLVPFLKRSLPALRQMTPDSEAFIHQSLQPRPSTQPVSTASTALATVVLRPPLSSTTAVTAVTSSPANKTTVITLTQPPYSKPRMIVTQQQGTMVRPQVTLAQSPVINLSGPSHSRIILGQPPVLKQLNSGPTVTQTQGAKCVQVVSQTPLQAAQKNKTQAIGGATFRDDDDINDVASMAGVNLSEESARILATNSVLVGAVTRSCKDEAFLSTSLLTQRALDISKNFGVSELGVNVVNYISLAAQFRLQSLVEKVSQVAQQKNSTFKEDERHEQVSDVRAQLKFFEQLDQMEKQKKEEQEREILLKAAKSRSRQEDPEQLRLKQKAKEMQQQELAQIRQREANLTALAAIGPRKKRKMDSPLRGSSAEGIGPDSSQPGGSSGVGSRQLPRQRITRVNLRDLLFCLENERGTGHSCLLYKGFLK encoded by the exons ATGGCGGCGGGTTCCGAATCGAGAGATGATGTTTTCCTCAAAACAGAGGCAGACAAAAAAGTAGTTAGCGATGTAGCTGAGTCATCGCTAGTTCGCGCAGGTCACGTAAACACCACGACCAGGGTTGTCTTAACAGCTAATCACACAGAAAACTCAGCTGtcagtagtatttcaaatgTTGAAAGCAACAAAATGGGACTTTCACAACCAGATCTTGCTAAAGCAG GGACAGAAGTGCATGAATGTGCAAGCGGGACTCCATCAGCTCCACAGAATAAGTCCGTCTTGGTTGTAATGGATTCCACATCGAGTGTAGGCAAACTAGGGAAGACAGTTGCTCAGACGTTGAATGGGCGTGTCGTTCTGGTGAACAGTCATGCTGACAGAGGCGCACCTGTTGACAGCACCGTCCAGAAACAACAGCCCACATCCACAGGAGTCAACAATGGACCTGTGAAGGGATACGTCACAACCTTATCCACAACACCTACTACAATCATTCGAACTTCTTCTGCGAGTTTGATCAGTCCAGCCACAGTCACGCTTGTGAGGCCACCTATGCAAACGCCCACCACCTCACAATGTGCAACTCCCTCCTTTGCAAACAGAACTGCCTCGCAGAGCGGCACACATGGGGCGGCTTCAAGTGCCACAACTGGGTCACCAGCCCCCATCAGGAGCCCAATTGTTATGCAGAACCTGAGAAGTCCTGTACCCTCTACAATTGCTGTCCCTCCCGCGGGTGAAATAAGAGCTATTTCTCCTCAGGTGTTAACCCCTCGACTCTCCCAGCCACAACAAAATGTCCAAAACATCCAGATCCCTGCAG GTATGGTTTTGGTTCGCAGTGAAAGTGGGCAACTGCTCATGATTCACCAACAGACCCTGGCTCAGATGCAAGCTCAGGCGCAGTCCCAAAGTGCCATCACACCACGACCCTCAATCCCCAGCAGCTCCAGCCATACTACATCTCAGCAG GCTCCAGGTGCATCACTGCTTGCCCGTGCTGTTACCCCCACCGCAATTATCAAACAAGGCTCTGGTGCCCAGACCACTGTGTCAACTTCAACACTGCAGACGCCTCCAGTGCTACAG AACACTGTCACGCAAGGAGGAAATGCCACCACCGTGGGACAACCGCAAGGAACCCCCACAACAGTTCAGCCTGCTTCTGCAGCACTAGCGCAGAGTCCTGCACGGCCCTTGGGAGCCACTGGGAACTCTGTCACTCCAACAGCAATAACAGCG GAGACACTACAGAATGTGAAGAAGTGCAGAGACTTTCTGTCTACGCTGATAAAACTGGCATCCAGTAAGAAACAGTCCTCTGAAACCATCGCCAGTGTCAAAGAGTTGATCAAGAATCTGCTG GACGCAAAGATAGAGCCAGAAGAGTTTACGACGGCATTGTACAAGGAGCTCAACTCTTCACCGCAGCCATACCTCGTGCCTTTCCTGAAG CGAAGTCTCCCAGCTCTTCGCCAGATGACCCCAGATTCAGAAGCTTTTATTCATCAGAGCCTCCAACCTCGGCCAAGCACTCAACCTGTCTCAACGGCTTCTACAGCCCTGGCGACAGTGGTGTTGCGTCCCCCTCTCTCTTCCACAACCGCTGTCACAGCAGTCACCAGCTCTCCTGCAAACAAAACCACCGTCATCACTCTCACTCAACCACCTTACAGTAAACCCCGAAtg ATTGTAACCCAGCAACAAGGGACGATGGTGAGGCCTCAGGTCACGTTGGCTCAGTCACCAGTGATAAATCTCAGCGGACCATCTCACAGTCGCATCATTCTGGGACAGCCGCCGGTGCTCAAGCAGCTCAATTCAG GTCCTACAGTCACGCAGACTCAGGGGGCTAAGTGTGTTCAAGTTGTCAGCCAAACTCCTCTCCAGGCTGCTCAGAAGAACAAGACGCAGGCGATAGGCGGTGCAACTTTCAG ggatgatgatgatatcaATGATGTGGCATCCATGGCAGGAGTAAACCTGTCAGAAGAAAGTGCTCGTATCCTAGCAACTAACTCAGTGCTTGTTGGTGCTGTGACCCGATCTTGTAAGGACGAGgccttcctctccacctccttGCTCACTCAGAGAGCTCTGGACAtta GTAAGAATTTTGGTGTCAGTGAATTGGGTGTGAACGTTGTGAACTACATTTCCCTTGCTGCTCAGTTCAGACTACAGAGCCTGGTGGAAAAGGTCTCACAAGTGGCACAGCAGAAGAACTCAACCTTCAAA GAAGACGAGCGGCATGAGCAGGTCAGCGATGTACGAGCCCAGCTCAAATTCTTTGAGCAGCTGGATCAGATGGAGAAGCAGAAGAAAGAAGAGCAGGAGAGGGAGATCCTCCTGAAGGCCGCCAAG TCTCGGTCACGACAAGAAGACCCTGAGCAGCTCAGACTGAAACAGAAGGCCAAAGAg ATGCAACAGCAGGAGCTGGCGCAAATCAGGCAGCGAGAAGCCAACCTAACAGCGCTGGCAGCAATTGGTCCCAGGAAAAAGCGGAAAATGGACTCGCCTCTCAGGGGTTCCAGTGCAGAG GGTATAGGACCAGACTCCAGCCAACCCGGAGGTTCCAGCGGGGTTGGATCCAGACAGTTACCACGGCAGCGCATAACTAGAGTTAACCTTCGGGACCTTCTCTTCTGCCTGGAGAATGAAAGAGGCACTGGCCACTCCTGCCTGCTTTATAAAGGCTTCCTAAAATAA
- the lsm14b gene encoding protein LSM14 homolog B — MSSTKPYIGCKIGLLSKAQNRYEGILYTIDKVNSTVVLAKVKCFGTEGRPTDRPTPPKDDIYEYITFRGSDIKDITLCEAPRHHGLPADPAIVQSQSSSPGPSSIYPPLGPFSPMQVPAFNQLAASSLLNQQYAAALGLGHLLPGLHIHRGPMVEKAVQTLRVEDSRQRGLPASQEQEQEQAQRWEKRRPFRTRGETTTTARRGIVSSIRSGPVVPNARQSSQQQNDESRPPTRRRGPRRRRNRSRGPLMVAKVPSATLKFDTDFDFDSSNAQFNKEELEREVQDRMNMKDANTGEKLGDGAHLNKEDDHFGPKCYYNKAKSFFDNISSDKKLRLTWAEERKRNLETFGVPGRFRRGQGFRGGYSGQRGRGAAQTRIPNRSGSGQL; from the exons ATGAGTTCAACAAAGCCATACATTGGCTGCAAAATCGGGTTGCTTTCTAAAGCCCAAAATCGCTATGAGGGTATTTTGTATACAATTGACAAAGTGAACTCTACGGTTGTGCTGGCGAAAG TCAAATGTTTTGGAACGGAAGGGCGACCTACTGACAGACCTACACCTCCCAAAGATGACATCTACGAATATATCACCTTCAGGGGAAGTGATATCAAAGATATCACATTGTGTGAGGCTCCAAGGCATCATGGCTTACCTGCAGATCCAGCAATAGTTCAG TCCCAGTCATCAAGCCCAGGACCTTCAAGTATCTATCCACCTCTTGGGCCGTTCAGTCCAATGCAGGTGCCTGCCTTCAACCAGCTTGCTGCCAGTTCACTGCTCAATCAACAGTATGCTGCAGCTCTTGGCCTAG GTCATTTGCTTCCAGGCTTGCATATTCATAGAGGCCCCATGGTGGAAAAGGCTGTTCAAACCCTCCGCGTGGAAGACTCCAGACAGCGAGGTTTGCCTGCTTCCcaggagcaggagcaggagcaggCGCAGCGCTGGGAGAAGAGAAGGCCCTTCAGGACCAGAGGAGAAACAACTACCACTGCCAGAAGGGGCATTGTATCCAGCA TTAGGTCAGGCCCAGTGGTGCCCAATGCTCGTCAATCTTCTCAGCAGCAGAATGATGAAAGCAGGCCTCCTACCAGGCGTCGAG GTCCCCGAAGACGCAGAAACCGTAGTAGGGGCCCACTGATGGTGGCGAAGGTTCCCTCGGCCACCCTCAAGTTTGACACCGACTTTGATTTTGACTCCTCAAATGCGCAGTTCAATAAGGAGGAGCTGGAGAGGGAGGTGCAGGACAGGATGAATATGAAAG ATGCAAATACAGGAGAAAAACTAGGAGACGGAGCACACCTGAATAAAGAGGATGATCATTTTGGACCAAAGTGCTACTACAACAAAGCAAAGTCCTTCTTTGATAATATCTCCTCTGATAAAAAACTTAG GCTAACATGGGCAGAGGAGCGTAAGCGTAATCTGGAGACGTTTGGGGTCCCTGGGCGGTTTCGCAGGGGCCAAGGCTTCAGAGGCGGATATTCTGGACAAAGGGGAAGAGGTGCAGCTCAGACTCGAATTCCTAACAGAAGCGGCAGTGGGCAGCTGTAA
- the LOC129192489 gene encoding calcium-responsive transactivator-like isoform X3, whose product MSMSFSSARPRNKGDVTQQAIQKMLDENHHLIQCIMDYQSKGKVAECTQYQQVLHRNLVYLATIADSNQNMQSLLPAPPTSSMSMGPGGMSGGHTQGNLNGNMGPGLPSTAMMQGQMSNVSLLHQQTTTPHYSSTQPGSQHYQGQQAMGMMGQGSQGNSMMSQRPMGSYRSSQQGSAQQYLGQDEFYGEQYGHTQSSSEPINQQYYPDGHGEYSYQQSSYGEQGYERSFDESSQHYYDGGNSQYSQQQSQFQQGSGQQPFSQQQYSSQQGYSGQPQGYGPGQGGSSQYSQYQQGQSQQYGSYRSSQGAPGTQAQRPFNYDQGQYGNYQQ is encoded by the exons ATGTCGATGTCGTTTTCTTCGGCGCGTCCCAGGAATAAAGGAGATGTGACGCAGCAAGCGATCCAGaag ATGCTGGATGAAAACCATCATTTAATACAATGTATCATGGACTACCAAAGTAAAGGCAAGGTGGCTGAATGCACACA ATATCAGCAGGTTCTGCACAGAAATCTTGTTTACCTGGCAACAATAGCAGATTCCAATCAGAATATGCAGTCCTTACTACCTGCG CCTCCCACTTCAAGTATGTCCATGGGCCCTGGAGGAATGAGCGGGGGACATACTCAAGGCAATCTCAATGGCAACATGGGACCAGGATTGCCTTCGACAGCAATGATGCAGGGTCAAATGAGCAATG TCTCCCTGCTACACCAACAAACTACAACGCCACATTACTCCTCAACCCAGCCTGGAAGCCAACATTATCAGGGACAGCAGGCTATGGGCATGATGGGTCAGGGCAGTCAAGGAAACAGTATGATGTCCCAGAGGCCCATGGGATCTTACCGCTCTTCACAGCAAG GATCTGCACAGCAGTACTTGGGACAAGACGAGTTCTATGGAGAGCAGTATGGACACACTCAGAGCTCCAGCGAGCCCATAAACCAGCAGTATTACCCTGATG GTCACGGGGAGTACTCGTATCAGCAGTCGTCATATGGTGAACAGGGCTACGAGAGATCGTTCGATGAGTCTTCACAGCATTACTATGACGGag GAAACTCTCAGTACAGTCAGCAACAGTCTCAATTTCAGCAAGGCTCTGGTCAGCAGCCTTTCAGCCAGCAGCAGTACTCCTCTCAGCAAGGCTACAGTGGGCAGCCACAGGGATACG GACCTGGCCAGGGTGGCTCATCACAGTATTCTCAGTATCAGCAGGGTCAAAGCCAACAGTATGGGTCTTACCGCTCTTCCCAAGGAGCACCAGGAACACAGGCACAGAGGCCCTTTAACTATGACCAG GGTCAGTATGGAAATTATCAGCAATAA
- the LOC129192489 gene encoding calcium-responsive transactivator-like isoform X1 — MSMSFSSARPRNKGDVTQQAIQKMLDENHHLIQCIMDYQSKGKVAECTQYQQVLHRNLVYLATIADSNQNMQSLLPAPPTSSMSMGPGGMSGGHTQGNLNGNMGPGLPSTAMMQGQMSNGPSHAPMQHQSAQVHLTFSSASLNLPASSYNSLASASGYNPTVSSSQGNMSQGPGPGYGSSFSSSSTPSSSSSSHSNLNMQSSQVSLLHQQTTTPHYSSTQPGSQHYQGQQAMGMMGQGSQGNSMMSQRPMGSYRSSQQGSAQQYLGQDEFYGEQYGHTQSSSEPINQQYYPDGHGEYSYQQSSYGEQGYERSFDESSQHYYDGGNSQYSQQQSQFQQGSGQQPFSQQQYSSQQGYSGQPQGYGPGQGGSSQYSQYQQGQSQQYGSYRSSQGAPGTQAQRPFNYDQGQYGNYQQ; from the exons ATGTCGATGTCGTTTTCTTCGGCGCGTCCCAGGAATAAAGGAGATGTGACGCAGCAAGCGATCCAGaag ATGCTGGATGAAAACCATCATTTAATACAATGTATCATGGACTACCAAAGTAAAGGCAAGGTGGCTGAATGCACACA ATATCAGCAGGTTCTGCACAGAAATCTTGTTTACCTGGCAACAATAGCAGATTCCAATCAGAATATGCAGTCCTTACTACCTGCG CCTCCCACTTCAAGTATGTCCATGGGCCCTGGAGGAATGAGCGGGGGACATACTCAAGGCAATCTCAATGGCAACATGGGACCAGGATTGCCTTCGACAGCAATGATGCAGGGTCAAATGAGCAATG GCCCGAGCCATGCCCCCATGCAGCACCAGTCTGCTCAGGTGCACCTGACTTTTTCCTCTGCGTCCCTCAACTTGCCTGCCAGCAGCTACAATAGCTTGGCCTCAGCCTCCGGCTACAACCCCACTGTGTCCTCTTCTCAGGGCAACATGAGCCAAGGCCCTGGGCCTGGCTATGGCTCTTCCTTCTCTTCTTCCTCCAcaccctcttcctcttcttcctctcacAGCAATCTCAACATGCAGTCCAGCCAAG TCTCCCTGCTACACCAACAAACTACAACGCCACATTACTCCTCAACCCAGCCTGGAAGCCAACATTATCAGGGACAGCAGGCTATGGGCATGATGGGTCAGGGCAGTCAAGGAAACAGTATGATGTCCCAGAGGCCCATGGGATCTTACCGCTCTTCACAGCAAG GATCTGCACAGCAGTACTTGGGACAAGACGAGTTCTATGGAGAGCAGTATGGACACACTCAGAGCTCCAGCGAGCCCATAAACCAGCAGTATTACCCTGATG GTCACGGGGAGTACTCGTATCAGCAGTCGTCATATGGTGAACAGGGCTACGAGAGATCGTTCGATGAGTCTTCACAGCATTACTATGACGGag GAAACTCTCAGTACAGTCAGCAACAGTCTCAATTTCAGCAAGGCTCTGGTCAGCAGCCTTTCAGCCAGCAGCAGTACTCCTCTCAGCAAGGCTACAGTGGGCAGCCACAGGGATACG GACCTGGCCAGGGTGGCTCATCACAGTATTCTCAGTATCAGCAGGGTCAAAGCCAACAGTATGGGTCTTACCGCTCTTCCCAAGGAGCACCAGGAACACAGGCACAGAGGCCCTTTAACTATGACCAG GGTCAGTATGGAAATTATCAGCAATAA
- the LOC129192489 gene encoding calcium-responsive transactivator-like isoform X2 — MSMSFSSARPRNKGDVTQQAIQKMLDENHHLIQCIMDYQSKGKVAECTQYQQVLHRNLVYLATIADSNQNMQSLLPAPPTSSMSMGPGGMSGGHTQGNLNGNMGPGLPSTAMMQGQMSNGPSHAPMQHQSAQVHLTFSSASLNLPASSYNSLASASGYNPTVSSSQGNMSQGPGPGYGSSFSSSSTPSSSSSSHSNLNMQSSQVSLLHQQTTTPHYSSTQPGSQHYQGQQAMGMMGQGSQGNSMMSQRPMGSYRSSQQGHGEYSYQQSSYGEQGYERSFDESSQHYYDGGNSQYSQQQSQFQQGSGQQPFSQQQYSSQQGYSGQPQGYGPGQGGSSQYSQYQQGQSQQYGSYRSSQGAPGTQAQRPFNYDQGQYGNYQQ; from the exons ATGTCGATGTCGTTTTCTTCGGCGCGTCCCAGGAATAAAGGAGATGTGACGCAGCAAGCGATCCAGaag ATGCTGGATGAAAACCATCATTTAATACAATGTATCATGGACTACCAAAGTAAAGGCAAGGTGGCTGAATGCACACA ATATCAGCAGGTTCTGCACAGAAATCTTGTTTACCTGGCAACAATAGCAGATTCCAATCAGAATATGCAGTCCTTACTACCTGCG CCTCCCACTTCAAGTATGTCCATGGGCCCTGGAGGAATGAGCGGGGGACATACTCAAGGCAATCTCAATGGCAACATGGGACCAGGATTGCCTTCGACAGCAATGATGCAGGGTCAAATGAGCAATG GCCCGAGCCATGCCCCCATGCAGCACCAGTCTGCTCAGGTGCACCTGACTTTTTCCTCTGCGTCCCTCAACTTGCCTGCCAGCAGCTACAATAGCTTGGCCTCAGCCTCCGGCTACAACCCCACTGTGTCCTCTTCTCAGGGCAACATGAGCCAAGGCCCTGGGCCTGGCTATGGCTCTTCCTTCTCTTCTTCCTCCAcaccctcttcctcttcttcctctcacAGCAATCTCAACATGCAGTCCAGCCAAG TCTCCCTGCTACACCAACAAACTACAACGCCACATTACTCCTCAACCCAGCCTGGAAGCCAACATTATCAGGGACAGCAGGCTATGGGCATGATGGGTCAGGGCAGTCAAGGAAACAGTATGATGTCCCAGAGGCCCATGGGATCTTACCGCTCTTCACAGCAAG GTCACGGGGAGTACTCGTATCAGCAGTCGTCATATGGTGAACAGGGCTACGAGAGATCGTTCGATGAGTCTTCACAGCATTACTATGACGGag GAAACTCTCAGTACAGTCAGCAACAGTCTCAATTTCAGCAAGGCTCTGGTCAGCAGCCTTTCAGCCAGCAGCAGTACTCCTCTCAGCAAGGCTACAGTGGGCAGCCACAGGGATACG GACCTGGCCAGGGTGGCTCATCACAGTATTCTCAGTATCAGCAGGGTCAAAGCCAACAGTATGGGTCTTACCGCTCTTCCCAAGGAGCACCAGGAACACAGGCACAGAGGCCCTTTAACTATGACCAG GGTCAGTATGGAAATTATCAGCAATAA
- the mtg2 gene encoding mitochondrial ribosome-associated GTPase 2 isoform X1 → MLATLSRVRPRLPPDRPLGLACLLAGKELTLHVRCQLPVAWRRQAPSKYVSTTAPLQAKVRAKPKKKEISEKKLTRHFVDHRCVRLVSGSGGKGACSFHSEPRKEWGGPDGGNGGDGGSIFIKADRFVKSLVHVGPVYRAEDGQSGSSKNCYGRNGHPTFICVPTGTVVKEQGRTLVDLSQHGQEYLAVFGGAGGKGNRFFLSNENRAPVTATQGNEGQERVLHLELRTMAHAGLVGFPNAGKSSLLRAISNARPAVAAYPFTTLNPHVGIVKYRDHEQVAVADIPGIIQGAHLNRGLGISFLRHIERCRFLLFVVDLSSPEPWTQLQHLRYELDQYEPGLSQRPHAIVANKTDLPEAREKLQTLRSRVSQRVIPVSAVTGHNTEELILHLRELYDGYLQGDGSMQEGKPTRW, encoded by the exons ATGCTAGCGACATTATCCAGAGTTCGGCCCCGGCTACCCCCTGACAGACCTTTAGGACTCGCGTGTCTCTTAGCAGGGAAGGAGCTCACCTTGCACGTTCGCTGCCAGCTTCCAGTCGCCTGGAGGCGGCAAGCCCCAAGTAAATATGTTAGCACCACCGCTCCACTGCAGGCGAAAGTCCGAgcgaagccaaagaaaaaggaaatTTCCGAAAAGAAGCTG ACCCGCCACTTTGTAGACCACCGATGTGTGCGGCTGGTGTCTGGTTCAGGCGGAAAAGGGGCCTGCAGCTTTCACAGCGAGCCTCGGAAAGAGTGGGGTGGACCAGATGGTGGAAACGGTGGTGATGGAGGCAGCATCTTCATAAAAG CTGATCGATTTGTGAAGTCCCTGGTTCACGTAGGTCCTGTATACAGGGCGGAAGATGGGCAATCGGGAAGCAGCAAGAACTGTTACGGTCGGAATGGCCACCCAACATTTATTTGT GTTCCAACTGGCACTGTAGTGAAGGAGCAGGGCAGGACGCTGGTAGATCTTTCTCAGCATGGCCAAGAGTATTTGGCTGTATTTGGAGGGGCTGGAGGGAAGGGGAACAGGTTCTTTCTGTCTAATGAGAACCGGGCTCCAGTGACTGCAACCCAAGGAAATGAGGGCCAGGAGAGAGTTCTTCATCTAGAGTTGCGCACTATGGCCCATGCTGGACTG GTTGGCTTTCCAAATGCTGGAAAATCCTCTCTGCTGAGAGCCATCTCCAACGCCAGGCCTGCCGTGGCTGCTTATCCTTTCACAACACTCAACCCTCATGTAGGAATTGTCAAGTACAGAGATCATGAGCAAGTTGCAG TTGCTGACATCCCAGGCATCATTCAAGGAGCGCATCTAAATCGAGGCCTGGGCATCTCTTTCCTGCGGCACATTGAACGTTGCCGATTCCTCCTCTTTGTTGTGGACTTGTCCTCCCCAGAGCCCTGGACCCAGCTCCAGCATCTGCGGTATGAACTAGACCAATATGAACCCGGTCTCTCTCAGCGACCTCATGCCATCGTTGCCAACAAAACAGACCTACCCGAAGCCCGGGAAAAGTTACAGACTTTGAGGAGCCGAGTGAGTCAGAGAGTCATTCCTGTGTCAGCTGTGACTGGGCACAACACAGAGGAGCTCATCCTCCACCTTCGAGAGCTGTATGACGGCTATCTCCAAGGAGACGGTAGCATGCAGGAGGGAAAGCCCACAAGATggtaa
- the mtg2 gene encoding mitochondrial ribosome-associated GTPase 2 isoform X2, with protein MLATLSRVRPRLPPDRPLGLACLLAGKELTLHVRCQLPVAWRRQAPSKYVSTTAPLQAKVRAKPKKKEISEKKLTRHFVDHRCVRLVSGSGGKGACSFHSEPRKEWGGPDGGNGGDGGSIFIKADRFVKSLVHVGPVYRAEDGQSGSSKNCYGRNGHPTFICVPTGTVVKEQGRTLVDLSQHGQEYLAVFGGAGGKGNRFFLSNENRAPVTATQGNEGQERVLHLELRTMAHAGLVGFPNAGKSSLLRAISNARPAVAAYPFTTLNPHVGIVKYRDHEQVAVADIPGIIQGAHLNRGLGISFLRHIERCRFLLFVVDLSSPEPWTQLQHLRYELDQYEPGLSQRPHAIVANKTDLPEAREKLQTLRSRVSQRVIPVSAVTGHNTEELILHLRELYDGYLQGDGSMQEGKPTR; from the exons ATGCTAGCGACATTATCCAGAGTTCGGCCCCGGCTACCCCCTGACAGACCTTTAGGACTCGCGTGTCTCTTAGCAGGGAAGGAGCTCACCTTGCACGTTCGCTGCCAGCTTCCAGTCGCCTGGAGGCGGCAAGCCCCAAGTAAATATGTTAGCACCACCGCTCCACTGCAGGCGAAAGTCCGAgcgaagccaaagaaaaaggaaatTTCCGAAAAGAAGCTG ACCCGCCACTTTGTAGACCACCGATGTGTGCGGCTGGTGTCTGGTTCAGGCGGAAAAGGGGCCTGCAGCTTTCACAGCGAGCCTCGGAAAGAGTGGGGTGGACCAGATGGTGGAAACGGTGGTGATGGAGGCAGCATCTTCATAAAAG CTGATCGATTTGTGAAGTCCCTGGTTCACGTAGGTCCTGTATACAGGGCGGAAGATGGGCAATCGGGAAGCAGCAAGAACTGTTACGGTCGGAATGGCCACCCAACATTTATTTGT GTTCCAACTGGCACTGTAGTGAAGGAGCAGGGCAGGACGCTGGTAGATCTTTCTCAGCATGGCCAAGAGTATTTGGCTGTATTTGGAGGGGCTGGAGGGAAGGGGAACAGGTTCTTTCTGTCTAATGAGAACCGGGCTCCAGTGACTGCAACCCAAGGAAATGAGGGCCAGGAGAGAGTTCTTCATCTAGAGTTGCGCACTATGGCCCATGCTGGACTG GTTGGCTTTCCAAATGCTGGAAAATCCTCTCTGCTGAGAGCCATCTCCAACGCCAGGCCTGCCGTGGCTGCTTATCCTTTCACAACACTCAACCCTCATGTAGGAATTGTCAAGTACAGAGATCATGAGCAAGTTGCAG TTGCTGACATCCCAGGCATCATTCAAGGAGCGCATCTAAATCGAGGCCTGGGCATCTCTTTCCTGCGGCACATTGAACGTTGCCGATTCCTCCTCTTTGTTGTGGACTTGTCCTCCCCAGAGCCCTGGACCCAGCTCCAGCATCTGCGGTATGAACTAGACCAATATGAACCCGGTCTCTCTCAGCGACCTCATGCCATCGTTGCCAACAAAACAGACCTACCCGAAGCCCGGGAAAAGTTACAGACTTTGAGGAGCCGAGTGAGTCAGAGAGTCATTCCTGTGTCAGCTGTGACTGGGCACAACACAGAGGAGCTCATCCTCCACCTTCGAGAGCTGTATGACGGCTATCTCCAAGGAGACGGTAGCATGCAGGAGGGAAAGCCCACAAGATg A